GGTCGACGCGGGCTTCGAGGGGGTGGAGGTGCACGCGGCCAACGGGTACCTGATCCACCAGTTCCTGGCGAAGAACACGAACCTGCGGACGGACGGGTACGGCGGCACGGTCGAGAACCGCGTCCGCTTCGCGGTGGAGGTCGTGACGGCGGTCGCGGAGGCGATCGGGCCGGAGCGGGTCGGGGTGCGCGTCTCCCCCGGGGTCGGCGTGAACGGCATCGAGGAGGGCGACACCGAGGCGATCTACCCGGCCCTCGTCGCCGCCCTGGCCGACCGGGGGCTCGCGTACCTGCACGTCGTCTTCGCCGACCCGGAGCAGCCGCTGTTCCAGGAGATCCGGAAGGCCTGGCCGGGCGCGCTGATCGCCAACCCGGTCCTCGGCTGGGGCGGCCCGCTGCCCGCCGACGGCGGTCGCGCGGCGGCCGAACGCCTCCTGGCCGCCGGCGCCGACCTGATCTCCCTCGGCCGCTCCTTCCTCGCCAACCCGGACCTGGTGACCCGCCTGCGCACGGGCGCCCCGATCAACGCGGTACGGGACGGTGGCCTGATGTACACGGGCGGGGCGGCGGGCTACACCGACTACCCGACACTGGACGCGGCCTAGAAGAGGACGCCGGGGGTCCGTGCCCGCCCGGGCTCCCGTCCGCACGGGTCGAAGCGAGTGGTCAGGTGCTGTACGCCGTCTTCAAAGGGCACGGGATGTTCATCGCCCTGGCGACCCTGCTGTCGGCAACGGTCGGCTTCGTCGTCTACAAGCAGTCCCCGCGTGAAGCCGGGCACCGTGCCCTCAAGGGCTTGTTCGGGGCGTCCGTGGCCGCCGTGACCAGTCTGACGCTCTGGTCGACCGGCTCGCCTGTCCATCAGCCGCGGATGTGCGTCGTCAACCGCGACCTCATCGAGCCCTTCACCACCGACCAGAGCCTCCTCAACGCCGGGCTGTTCCTCCCGGTCGGGCTGCTGGGCGTGCTCGCGACCCGGAAGGTCCTCGGCACCCTCGCGTTCGGCATCCTGCTCACCTTCTCGATCGAGACCCTGCAGGGCTCGCTCACCTTCCTGGGGCGGGGCTGCGATTCGAGCGACCTGCTGATGAACTCCCTGGGCGTGGTCGTCGGCGCATGCGTCGGCTGGGGCATCACTGCCCTGGAAAGGCCGCGTGCCGGGTTCCTCCACGTCTGGCGCACTCGGAACACCTGGGCGGCCGTCTCCCTGGTCGCCGGGCTCGCCCTGGTCTGGGGCCTCGCCATCGAGCCGCAGGTCGTGGACCGGACTCTCGGGATCGGGCGGGCGGACGCCGCGCAGGAAGCGGCGATCCGTGCGGCCGTGGACGAGTCCTTCGACGGGTACTACGAGGTCAGCCGCGTCGACTTCGCGGCCGGACCGGACGGCACCGGCACGGTCATGGCCCAGTTCGTCGGGGGCGGCTCCGCCGAGCTCCGCTGGCCCGGCCGGGATACGTTCCAGGCCTATCTCGACATGTCGAGCACGGGCGAGCCGAGCGGCTACCCGCTCCCCGGCGTCAACGTCTCCCCCTCCGGCGGGCAGCAGGCGCAGGAGGTCGCCAGGACGTACGCCGCTCGCCACGCCGCATGGGGACTGCGCGGTGCTCGGCCGAGGACCACGAAGGTCGACGAGAAGGCGGAACTCGGCTGGACGACCAGCCGGCGCCGCCACGACGCGAACGGCGTTCTCCTGCCCATGAGGCTCGACGTCCAGGTCGACCGGGCCGGACGCGTGACGGGGGTCGTCTTCGTGCCGTGAACGCGGTGCCGGTCGGTCGCAGGTCCGGCTCAGGCCGCCCGCCCGATGTGGGACAGGACCGCCCCCGCGCCGTCCTCCGTCGCGATGCCCTGGGCGAGTTGTGTCGCGCGGGTGCGGTACGTCGGGTCGGTGAGGCAGGTCGTGATCGCGTCGGCCAGGTTCTCGGCGGTGAGTTCCGCGTACGGGAGGGGGCGGGGGGCGACACCGCGGGCGTGGAGCAGGTCCGCCCAGAAGGGCTGGTCGGCCATGACGGGGACCGGGACGGCGGGGACGCCGGCGCGCAGGGCGGCGCCGGTGGTGCCCGCGCCCGCGTGGTGCACGACGGCGGCGGTGCGCGGGAACAGCCAGTCGTGCGGGACGTCGCCGATGGGCAGGACGTCGGGGCCGAGGGCGTGCAGCCCGGCCCAGCCCGCCTGGACGACCGCGCGGACGCCCGCGCGGCGGACCGCCGCGGTGACCAGGTCGCCGAGCCGTTCCCCCTCGCCCGGCGCCATGCTGCCGAAGCCGAGGAAGACCGGGGGCGGGCCCGCCTGGAGGAAGTCGGCCAGCTCGGCCGGGGGCCGCCAGCCGTCGGGGCGGGCGGGCCACCAGTAGCCCGACACCCCGACACCGGTGGGCCAGTCGTCGGGGCGGGGCAGTACGAGGGGGCTGTAGCCGTGGAAGACGGGCGGCCGGAGGCCCCCGGTGTCCGCCCAGGCCCCGGTCCCCGCCCCGGTCGCGGTTCCGGGCCCCGTCGGCAGGCCGAGGCGGGTGCGGAGCCGGGTCACCGCCCCCGCGAACGCCCCCTCCGCGCGCCGCACCACGTCCTGCCCGGCCGCGAGGTTGCCCCGGGAGAGGTCGCGGGCGTTGGGCAGCGGGAAGCGGGCGGTGGCGAAGGACGGGGTGAGGTAGGTGCCGAGGACCGGGACGCCGTGCGCCTCGCCGGCCGCGCGGGCGAGCGGCGCCGGGCCGAAGGGGGTGAGCAGCAGGTCGGCCCCGCCCGACACGGCGTCCGCCACCCCGTCGGCGATCCCGTCCGCGTACGCCCTGGTCAGCGCCTGGACCTCGGCCCGCGAGGCGGCCTGCGACCAGTCGCGGATGAGCTGCTGCGCGTCGCCGGGGACGGGACGGAAGTCGAGCCCGCAGCCGCCGATGAGCGGGGCGAAGGACCCGTGCGCGGCGACGGCGACCTGGTGGCCGGCGTCCCGGAGGCGTCGGCCGAGGCCGGTGAAGGGGGCGACGTCGCCCCGGGAACCGGCGGTGATGATGACGATGCGCATGGCGGCGATTCTGCCCGGGGCGCCCCGGGGCCGTGCCGCCCCCGTCGCCGGCTCAGCTCAGCCGGGTGTCCGCGTAGACAGCCATCGCATCGCGCTGATACTCGGCAAGACCGGCCGCGATCCGCTCGTAGTTCCGGCGAAAGCGCGGGTCCTCCACGTACATCAGGGCCAGGCCCTTGTACGCCTCCGCGTTCGGCGTCCAGAACCGGCTCACGTTGCGGTAGTGGGCGTCGATCTCGGCCTGGACGGCCGGGTCGTCGACGGGCGTGCCGGCGGTCATGAACTCCGCGAGGCGGATCATCTGGGCCGTGACCTCGCGCTGCCAGTGCTCCATGTCCGCGGGGGTCATGCCCGCCGTCGCCTGCCGGGACTGCTCGTAGGCCGCGGGCCAGCGCTCCTGTACCTCGGCCTCCATCTCGGGGTCCGGCTCGAAGCCCTCGAAGAGGTTCTCGGGTCGGTTGATCTGCGCCATGGGGGCGTCCTCCTCCAGTTCGGTGATGGTGCGGGCGACCGTCCGGGCGAGCGTCCCGAGGCGTTCGCGTTCCGCGAGCAGCCGCTCGTGGTGCTCGCGGAGGACGGCCACCCGGTCGACCTGGCTGTCCAGGACCGCGCGGATCTCCTTGAGGCCCAGGCCTAGCTCCCGCATGAGCAGGATCTGCTGCAGCCGCAGCAGGTCGTCCCGCTCGTACATGCGGTGCCCGTTGGAGCCGGTCCACGCGGGGGGCAGCAGGCCGATCTCGTCGTAGTGGCGCAGGGTCCGGGAGGTCACCCCGGACATCCGGGCCACGTCCGCGATCGACCAGGCCATGGTGGTGTCCTTCCGTCGCCGGGGCCGGTGTCTCCGGCCCCCACACCACGACCGTAGGAGTTGACGCTGCGGCAAGCGCAAGCGCGGCGCCGGCGGCTACTCCTCCGGGTCGGAGTCCGGCTCGGCGTCCGTGCCCGAGAGGTCGGGGTCGTTGTCCGAGTATCCGAGGGCGCCCCGGCGGGTCTGCCGCAGCACGGCGTGCAGTTGGTTCGCGGTCGTCACCATCTCCCGGAAGAGGTTCGTCATGAGGGTGGACGTGTCGGTCACCCACCGGTCGAAGGCCTGCTGGTCGGCGGTGTTCGTCCGCTTCTTCCCGACGCTGCTGCCCTTCGTCCCGCCGACCAGGTCCTCGTTCCTGAGAACGTCGGCCGCGGCGCCGTCGTAGATGGTGTCCATCAGCCGGTCCTGCAGGGCCCTGAGCTCGGCGGCGTCGCGCCATTCCCGCGTACCGCAGGTCCCCAGGGCGGCCATGACGTCCCTCTTGTACTGCCCGTAGTCCTGCGAGTTCTGGTCGCCGTCCTTGCCCTTGGGGCCGCCGTGCGAGGCGGAGCGGAACCGGGCGTGGTCACGGGACGTGCCGGCCTCGGTGGCGGACGTCCTCAGGTGGTTGATCGCGTCCTTGACCGTGCCGATCCCCGCCGACCTGGTGCGCTGGGTCTCCGAGAGCGACTTGCGGTTGCCCTGGATGAACCCCGCGCGCTCGCCGAGGGCCTTCATCATCGCGCCCGCGAACTCCTTCGCGAGGTCGTCCAGCGCGTTGAACACGTGCTCGCCCTGCGCGGACGCCGACTCTTCCTCCTCCCCCTTGCCGTTGTCCTTCTTCACCGCCTTCCCCTTCCGGTCGCCGCCCGAGGACCCCTCGCCGTTGTCCTTGTCCTTGCCGCCCGCGCGCTGCACGACGACGGGCTCCTGGGCCTCCGCGTGGCCCGCCTGGCGGAGGAACTGGACGACGGCGGCGTTCCCCGCGCTGCGCTGGAGGGCCAGCAGGGGCTGGGGCGCGGCTCCGGTGCGGCGGGGCGGGGTGCGGTCGGGGGCGGCGGGGTGGGCCGCTCGGGAGTCCCGGGTGTCTCGGGCGGACATGAGGTGTCTCGATTCTGCGGGGCGGGGCTGACGGGTGGCCCCTCCTGCTTACCGGCCGGGCCCCGGCCGGCGTCAGGTGCGCGGGGGCACACTTCGCTGCCCCGGCCCCCTCCCGGCCCTCCCGGCCCTCCCGGCCCTCCCGACCTTTCCGGGCACGGTTCGTCGGGTCCTGGGAGGGTGGTGATTCCTACGGTGGAGGCATCAGAGGGAAGGACACCCACCCGTGCTGGACGACCTGAACCGGGCTCTCGAATACGTCGAGGCGCACCTCGACCGCGAGCTCGACGTCGCCGAGGCGGCCCGGATCGCGATGACCTCGGAGTACCACTTCCGGCGCCTGTTCTCGGCGCTCGCCGGGATGCCGCTCTCCGTGTACGTGCGGCGCCGGCGGATGACGCTGGCCGGGGCCGAGGTGATCGGCGGGGAGCGCACGCTGCTCGACGTGGCGGTGCGCTACGGCTACGGCTCCGGGGAGGCGTTCGCGCGGGCGTTCCGCGCGGTGCACGGGGTGGGGCCCGGGGAGGCGCGGCGCACCGGCGCGGTGCTCACGGCGCAGCCGCGGATGTCCTTCCGGGTCGTCATCGAAGGGAGCAGCACCATGCGGTACCGCATCGTCGAGAAGGAAGCGTTCCGGTTCCTCGGCAGGAAGGCGCGGATCCCCCTGGTCCACGAGGGGGTGAACCCGGCCGGGGCGGCGCTCGTGGCGAGCCTGGACGAGCGGGCGATCGGCGCGATGAAGGGGGTGGCCGACGGGGAGCCGGCGGGCGTGCTGTCGGCGGCGGTCCACCTGTCCGACAGCCGCGAGGAGGGCACCGAGCTGGACTACTGGATCGGTGTGGTGGCGGGCCCGGGGGCGGCCGCCGAGGGGCTCGAAGCCCTCGACGTGCCGGCGGGGACCTGGGCGGTCTTCGACGACCACGGGCCCTACCCGAGCGCACTCCAGGAGCTGTGGCGGGCCGTGTTCACCCAGTGGTTCCCCTCCAACCCGTACGCGAGCCGCCCGGGCCCGGAACTGCTGCGGACCGTGCCGGTGGAGATCGGCACGGACACGGACTCCCAGCTGTGGGTGCCGGTGGAGCGGATCCGACCCTGAATTGCCACTCGCTTTGCCACTCTCGCTCCATGGAGTCTCAGGCGGAGTACGGGCCGGATGAGGGCCCCGCCCAGAAGGTCAGCGTTTCCATGCCGGCAGGTCGCGTCGCGGCGGTGAAGGCGCGCGTGGGCGCGCGCGGCTTCTCCGCCTACGTCAGCGCGGCGGTCGAACGGCAGATACAACGGGACCTGCTGGAGGAGTCGCTCCGGGCCAAGGAGGCCGAGATCGGCCCTCCCACCCAGGAGATCCAGGACTGGGCCGCGGCGATCTTCCGCGAAGCCGAGGAGCAGGCCGCCCGGCTGGAGCCCGGGGAGGAGAAGCGGTGACACGCACGCGAAGCCAGTTGGCCCACGGCGTTCTCCTGCTGGACTCCCGGGGGCTGGGCAAGTACCTCTCGAACGACCCCAAGGTGGTCGGCCTGGTGCGGACCGCCCAGTCGAAGGACACACTCGTCGCCCTCAGCAA
The DNA window shown above is from Streptomyces showdoensis and carries:
- a CDS encoding alkene reductase; amino-acid sequence: MTQNTSGSRLFEATRLGPLPLANRLVMAPLTRNRAAADGVPTPLMATYYAQRATAGLIIAEATTPNAVGRTYANIPALYTDAHVAGWRRVTDAVRDAGGRMFVQLQHGGRVGHPDTSGAVPVAPSEVALPEHIHTAEGPREAVAPRELTVDEIRATVADFAAAARRAVDAGFEGVEVHAANGYLIHQFLAKNTNLRTDGYGGTVENRVRFAVEVVTAVAEAIGPERVGVRVSPGVGVNGIEEGDTEAIYPALVAALADRGLAYLHVVFADPEQPLFQEIRKAWPGALIANPVLGWGGPLPADGGRAAAERLLAAGADLISLGRSFLANPDLVTRLRTGAPINAVRDGGLMYTGGAAGYTDYPTLDAA
- a CDS encoding VanZ family protein, whose protein sequence is MFIALATLLSATVGFVVYKQSPREAGHRALKGLFGASVAAVTSLTLWSTGSPVHQPRMCVVNRDLIEPFTTDQSLLNAGLFLPVGLLGVLATRKVLGTLAFGILLTFSIETLQGSLTFLGRGCDSSDLLMNSLGVVVGACVGWGITALERPRAGFLHVWRTRNTWAAVSLVAGLALVWGLAIEPQVVDRTLGIGRADAAQEAAIRAAVDESFDGYYEVSRVDFAAGPDGTGTVMAQFVGGGSAELRWPGRDTFQAYLDMSSTGEPSGYPLPGVNVSPSGGQQAQEVARTYAARHAAWGLRGARPRTTKVDEKAELGWTTSRRRHDANGVLLPMRLDVQVDRAGRVTGVVFVP
- a CDS encoding glycosyltransferase → MRIVIITAGSRGDVAPFTGLGRRLRDAGHQVAVAAHGSFAPLIGGCGLDFRPVPGDAQQLIRDWSQAASRAEVQALTRAYADGIADGVADAVSGGADLLLTPFGPAPLARAAGEAHGVPVLGTYLTPSFATARFPLPNARDLSRGNLAAGQDVVRRAEGAFAGAVTRLRTRLGLPTGPGTATGAGTGAWADTGGLRPPVFHGYSPLVLPRPDDWPTGVGVSGYWWPARPDGWRPPAELADFLQAGPPPVFLGFGSMAPGEGERLGDLVTAAVRRAGVRAVVQAGWAGLHALGPDVLPIGDVPHDWLFPRTAAVVHHAGAGTTGAALRAGVPAVPVPVMADQPFWADLLHARGVAPRPLPYAELTAENLADAITTCLTDPTYRTRATQLAQGIATEDGAGAVLSHIGRAA
- a CDS encoding MerR family transcriptional regulator, which codes for MAWSIADVARMSGVTSRTLRHYDEIGLLPPAWTGSNGHRMYERDDLLRLQQILLMRELGLGLKEIRAVLDSQVDRVAVLREHHERLLAERERLGTLARTVARTITELEEDAPMAQINRPENLFEGFEPDPEMEAEVQERWPAAYEQSRQATAGMTPADMEHWQREVTAQMIRLAEFMTAGTPVDDPAVQAEIDAHYRNVSRFWTPNAEAYKGLALMYVEDPRFRRNYERIAAGLAEYQRDAMAVYADTRLS
- a CDS encoding AraC family transcriptional regulator codes for the protein MLDDLNRALEYVEAHLDRELDVAEAARIAMTSEYHFRRLFSALAGMPLSVYVRRRRMTLAGAEVIGGERTLLDVAVRYGYGSGEAFARAFRAVHGVGPGEARRTGAVLTAQPRMSFRVVIEGSSTMRYRIVEKEAFRFLGRKARIPLVHEGVNPAGAALVASLDERAIGAMKGVADGEPAGVLSAAVHLSDSREEGTELDYWIGVVAGPGAAAEGLEALDVPAGTWAVFDDHGPYPSALQELWRAVFTQWFPSNPYASRPGPELLRTVPVEIGTDTDSQLWVPVERIRP
- a CDS encoding CopG family transcriptional regulator, yielding MPAGRVAAVKARVGARGFSAYVSAAVERQIQRDLLEESLRAKEAEIGPPTQEIQDWAAAIFREAEEQAARLEPGEEKR